One stretch of Vicia villosa cultivar HV-30 ecotype Madison, WI unplaced genomic scaffold, Vvil1.0 ctg.000774F_1_1, whole genome shotgun sequence DNA includes these proteins:
- the LOC131631103 gene encoding E3 ubiquitin-protein ligase RSL1-like: MGNNVCILHCVPIKTKKRKTIKQNLLSPSSPQPTLTLDNYFETNEVTIPTPLPIEGVPFYDCEICYESKPLNDSFDVQGCTHFFCTKCTIKYIVSNLQQNKVNLTCPELGCSGTLDPQYCKPILPTNVMDWWEKALSESGIPEKNKFYCPFYDCSTLLISEEYRVGGVIRDSTNSTCPHCNRRVCAKCKTPWHEDMSCQKFQRLKNSNEALMVDLAGRRKWKKCPNCKSFIEKSQGCDHMICRCSYVFCYQCGRGIDPRNHGCNHRD, encoded by the exons ATGGGAAACAACGTTTGCATTCTTCATTGTGTTCCtataaaaaccaaaaaaagaaaaaccaTTAAACAAAACCTCTTATCTCCATCATCACCTCAACCAACCCTAACCCTAGACAATTATTTTGAAACAAATGAAGTTACTATTCCCACCCCACTTCCCATAGAAGGAGTCCCCTTTTATGATTGTGAAATTTGTTACGAATCAAAGCCTCTAAATGACTCATTCGACGTACAAGGTTGCACTCATTTCTTTTGCACAAAATGCACAATTAAATACATAGTTTCAAATCTACAACAAAACAAGGTTAACCTAACTTGTCCGGAACTAGGTTGTTCCGGAACATTGGATCCTCAATATTGTAAACCAATTTTACCTACCAATGTTATGGATTGGTGGGAGAAAGCTTTGAGTGAATCGGGGATTCCGGAAAAGAATAAATTTTATTGTCCATTTTATGATTGTTCGACACTTTTAATTAGTGAGGAATATCGCGTAGGAGGAGTGATTCGAGATTCTACGAATTCTACTTGTCCTCATTGCAATAGAAGGGTTTGTGCTAAGTGTAAAACTCCTTGGCACGAAGATATGAGTTGTCAAAAGTTTCAAAGATTGAAGAATAGTAATGAGGCTCTTATGGTTGATCTTGCTGGTAGAAGGAAATGGAAAAAATGTCCAAATTGTAAAAGTTTTATTGAAAAATCTCAAGGATGCGATCACATGATATGCAG GTGTTCTTATGTGTTTTGTTATCAATGTGGACGTGGCATTGATCCTCGTAACCATGGTTGTAATCACAGAGATTGA